A section of the Oligoflexus sp. genome encodes:
- a CDS encoding chemotaxis protein CheW: MSTKQNKVQLSTFFLGSRWFAFDVTRVQEIVKPMDLTPVPLAPVHVRGLINLRGQVATAIGLRELFALKDQGVAEAFNMVCRVDGFLMAFQVDQIGDVIEVTMQDYETVPATIPESTRKFLSGVFKMQSQLLSVIDLDKVTEVLNQTGGKAA, encoded by the coding sequence ATGAGCACAAAACAAAACAAAGTCCAGCTCAGCACTTTTTTCCTGGGAAGCCGCTGGTTCGCCTTCGATGTGACCCGGGTTCAGGAAATCGTCAAACCCATGGACCTGACTCCGGTGCCGCTGGCGCCCGTTCACGTCCGCGGCCTGATCAACCTGCGCGGTCAGGTGGCCACTGCGATCGGACTGCGCGAGCTCTTTGCTCTCAAGGACCAGGGCGTGGCCGAGGCCTTCAATATGGTCTGCCGCGTCGATGGCTTTCTGATGGCGTTTCAGGTCGATCAGATCGGTGATGTGATTGAAGTCACGATGCAGGACTATGAAACCGTGCCGGCCACCATACCCGAATCAACAAGGAAGTTCCTGTCCGGTGTTTTCAAAATGCAAAGTCAGCTGCTGAGTGTGATCGACCTCGACAAGGTCACCGAAGTTCTGAACCAAACCGGCGGCAAAGCTGCTTAA
- a CDS encoding DNA topoisomerase VI subunit B gives MAVGKIKEPAQIKTSSTAEYFAKNLQQVGFSSPTKAVLTTLKEAFDNSLDACEEHNILPTIRVLIERKGKGATKNTDLVLIRVEDNGPGIPVKELPMVFGEYLASSKFGRGRCTRGQQGIGISAATTWAMQTAAQGVKVVTRCKGQKKATSCVIEIDLKNNKGVFKDKQEIDWDRPHGTSVEFLIDGRVQMNGEAGIMAFLKSNVLVNPHLELHYKLMDDDEVHIERVATKVPHIPEATAPHPHTMKLGEFLAHGKLFGKISVREWLLTAFSRVTDQVMQDMVANHGIQKKMLDNPLSDLNEEQRKALFSAIQNASLLPPSTNSVLAIGEAGLAKSILRLGEVDYFSVVSRRPAICDFKPIQVEVAIARLEERGSKAEGEDDEACQVLRFANRVPLQFDKAGCAIVKAITSVNWKVYGMKQARGALPQGPYIIAVSVVSPFIKFKNASKETIDASDELVEEIRRALMQGGQRLSRHLRREHKEALLESKMAHIEQFAPILVDGLVRMTQSNEDRRSAAHKGLLKILGRDTQEAAKELEEAEAQLEVAIKRKKKRLGAAYELTLAKGEKSDLDQDDEDEDESPPTDDRKRGGKRKKSRDAVDEIDTDELSEEVEEKAASGKKSKSKAKAVAKNKAEAARGTAKAIAAEPQPQGKAKAKADKGTGKKTAKPAAKAPAKPAAAKPAAKKSAGKSAAKPAAKKAKPKALKKVPSKGKKK, from the coding sequence ATGGCAGTCGGCAAGATCAAGGAACCAGCACAGATCAAGACCAGCAGTACCGCTGAGTACTTTGCCAAGAATCTGCAGCAGGTCGGCTTCTCCTCGCCCACCAAGGCGGTTCTGACGACGCTGAAAGAAGCGTTCGATAACTCTTTGGATGCTTGCGAGGAACACAATATCCTGCCCACGATTCGCGTTCTTATCGAACGGAAGGGCAAAGGCGCGACCAAGAACACCGATCTTGTGTTGATTCGCGTCGAAGACAACGGACCGGGCATTCCCGTCAAGGAACTGCCGATGGTCTTCGGTGAATACCTGGCCTCCTCCAAGTTCGGTCGCGGACGTTGCACCCGCGGCCAGCAGGGGATCGGTATTTCCGCGGCCACGACCTGGGCCATGCAAACGGCCGCCCAGGGTGTGAAGGTCGTCACCCGCTGCAAGGGGCAGAAGAAGGCCACGTCCTGCGTCATCGAAATCGATTTGAAGAACAACAAGGGCGTGTTCAAGGATAAGCAGGAAATCGACTGGGATCGTCCGCACGGCACCAGCGTCGAGTTCCTGATCGACGGCCGGGTGCAGATGAACGGTGAAGCCGGTATCATGGCTTTCCTGAAGAGCAACGTTCTGGTGAACCCGCATCTTGAGCTTCACTATAAGCTGATGGATGATGACGAGGTGCACATCGAGCGCGTGGCCACCAAGGTCCCGCATATTCCTGAAGCCACGGCCCCTCATCCGCACACCATGAAACTCGGCGAGTTCCTGGCGCACGGCAAGCTCTTTGGCAAGATTTCGGTGCGCGAGTGGCTTTTGACCGCCTTCTCGCGCGTGACCGACCAGGTGATGCAGGATATGGTGGCGAATCACGGCATTCAGAAGAAAATGCTGGATAACCCGTTGTCCGACTTGAATGAAGAGCAGCGCAAGGCGCTCTTTTCCGCGATTCAGAATGCCTCGCTCCTGCCGCCGTCCACCAACTCCGTGCTGGCGATCGGCGAAGCGGGCCTGGCCAAGAGCATCCTGCGCCTTGGTGAGGTTGATTATTTCTCGGTCGTCTCGCGCCGTCCGGCGATCTGCGACTTCAAACCCATCCAGGTGGAAGTGGCCATCGCCCGTTTGGAAGAACGTGGGAGCAAGGCCGAGGGCGAGGATGACGAAGCCTGCCAGGTTCTACGCTTTGCCAACCGCGTGCCGCTCCAGTTCGATAAGGCCGGCTGCGCGATTGTCAAAGCCATCACGTCGGTGAACTGGAAAGTTTACGGCATGAAGCAGGCGCGCGGGGCGCTGCCGCAGGGACCATACATTATAGCGGTATCCGTGGTCTCGCCCTTCATCAAATTCAAAAACGCCTCGAAGGAAACCATCGATGCGTCGGACGAATTGGTCGAAGAGATCCGCCGCGCCCTGATGCAAGGCGGGCAAAGACTGTCCCGTCACCTCAGGCGCGAGCACAAGGAAGCCCTCTTGGAAAGCAAGATGGCTCATATCGAGCAGTTCGCGCCGATCCTGGTCGATGGCCTTGTACGCATGACCCAGTCCAACGAGGACCGTCGCTCGGCCGCGCACAAGGGACTTCTGAAGATTCTGGGCCGCGATACGCAGGAGGCTGCGAAAGAGCTTGAAGAGGCCGAAGCCCAGCTCGAAGTGGCGATCAAGCGTAAAAAGAAGCGTCTGGGCGCCGCCTATGAACTGACTCTGGCCAAGGGTGAAAAATCCGACCTGGACCAGGATGATGAGGACGAGGATGAAAGCCCTCCGACCGATGATAGAAAGCGCGGCGGCAAACGCAAGAAATCGCGTGATGCGGTCGATGAAATAGATACGGATGAGCTGTCCGAAGAGGTCGAAGAAAAAGCGGCTTCCGGCAAGAAGTCCAAGTCCAAGGCCAAGGCCGTCGCGAAGAACAAGGCGGAAGCCGCCCGAGGAACCGCCAAAGCCATCGCGGCTGAACCGCAGCCTCAAGGCAAGGCCAAGGCGAAGGCCGACAAAGGCACGGGTAAAAAGACGGCAAAGCCAGCGGCCAAGGCCCCGGCAAAACCTGCGGCGGCGAAGCCTGCGGCGAAAAAATCCGCGGGTAAATCCGCGGCTAAGCCCGCGGCGAAGAAGGCCAAACCTAAGGCTTTGAAGAAAGTTCCCAGCAAAGGCAAGAAAAAGTAA
- the cheB gene encoding chemotaxis-specific protein-glutamate methyltransferase CheB, translated as MRMLIVDDSVVFRSQIKAIAEQIPAITEIVLASNGKLALQRLEASSFDIMTLDLEMPEMNGLDTLRAMRNLPRRPAVLVFSALSSRGAEATIKAMDLGALDFFTKPTQVLNLEEAQQLIRQDLLPRITELCQKLQKKPASASASKPLDQRRQPMQPDLRTNSELIKPDAVVIGASTGGPAALKAVMRSLRPPLPFPLFIAQHMPPLFTKSLADNITEMLGIPAAEAQHQEVVQPNRIYVAPGDYHLSLKNRGDQVLTILDQKEKRHSVRPAVDVLFESAADIYGHKLLGIILTGMGQDGMAGCKQIKDKRGMILIQDEASSAVWGMPGAVFRLGAYDRVCTLEEMEQLLARTLGRAA; from the coding sequence ATGCGGATGCTGATAGTTGATGACTCGGTCGTGTTTCGCAGCCAGATCAAGGCGATTGCGGAGCAGATCCCGGCGATCACGGAAATCGTCCTGGCTTCCAACGGCAAACTCGCTTTGCAGCGTCTGGAAGCGTCTTCTTTCGATATCATGACGCTCGACCTCGAAATGCCCGAGATGAATGGTCTCGACACGCTGCGCGCCATGCGGAATCTTCCCAGGCGTCCGGCGGTCCTGGTTTTCTCGGCTCTATCCTCCCGTGGTGCCGAAGCCACGATCAAGGCCATGGACCTTGGCGCCCTGGATTTTTTCACCAAGCCGACCCAGGTTTTGAATCTGGAAGAGGCGCAGCAGCTGATTCGTCAGGATCTTCTGCCGCGCATCACGGAGCTCTGCCAGAAGCTGCAGAAAAAACCAGCTTCCGCATCAGCGTCCAAGCCTTTGGATCAAAGGCGTCAGCCCATGCAGCCCGACCTGCGGACGAATAGTGAGCTGATAAAGCCCGATGCTGTGGTCATCGGCGCTTCCACCGGCGGACCGGCTGCCTTGAAGGCTGTGATGCGGAGCCTGAGGCCGCCTTTGCCCTTTCCTCTTTTCATTGCCCAGCACATGCCGCCTCTTTTCACCAAATCGCTGGCGGACAATATTACGGAAATGCTCGGTATTCCCGCGGCGGAAGCGCAGCATCAGGAAGTGGTGCAGCCCAATCGCATCTATGTGGCTCCTGGTGATTATCATCTCTCGCTGAAAAATCGCGGCGATCAGGTACTGACGATTCTCGATCAGAAGGAAAAGCGCCATTCGGTGCGTCCGGCGGTGGATGTTCTCTTTGAAAGCGCGGCGGATATTTACGGTCATAAATTGCTCGGCATCATCCTCACCGGCATGGGCCAGGATGGAATGGCCGGTTGCAAGCAGATTAAAGATAAACGCGGCATGATACTGATCCAGGATGAAGCCAGTTCCGCCGTCTGGGGCATGCCCGGCGCTGTCTTCCGCCTGGGTGCCTATGACAGGGTCTGCACGCTGGAAGAGATGGAACAACTCCTGGCGCGAACCCTTGGGAGGGCTGCCTGA
- a CDS encoding hybrid sensor histidine kinase/response regulator, producing the protein MQLMDEAIQEFINECSEMLERVSVTLTDIERTGPSPDKYSSIYRDIHTIKGSAQLFGFNQIGTLAHAMEATLDPVRKGRLQLSSDLVDLILKGLDHIHHILETVKKDRREGDFQKEVQQYIPRLVDTLTRKYHTPLRLLRDEFADYEILPKETPVQLMPEELAEMTKPIPAPVRVASTKGNAPASPPVAGVEPLSKAPARTPAPAIQKSAKPADERPAAPAAAENQDTIRVQVTVLDKLMNLAGELVLVRNQMLRYSSVHARQNPELSRLSQKINAVTSEIQNEVMKTRMQPIGSILSKFNRMIRDLSRDLNKKIELKLEGTETELDKALIEAVKDPLTHIIRNSADHGIELPADRLAQHKPEHGTITVRSYHEGGQVVIEISDDGRGLNRKKIIEKALEKGIITAEEGRLMSDPEAWQLIFAAGFSTADQVSSISGRGVGMDVVKTNIEKIGGVIELDSVQDQGTRILLKIPLTLAIVPALIIRSGGIRLAIPQVKLLEVLRVSKSGEGQRLEYIHDRPVYRLRGQLLPLVDLQEFLSVPPLRSAKSLMFDEDMASIVVLKSGSSSFGIIVDEIEDNADIVVKPIPMFLKNVGIYVGATVLGDGSVALALDVGGIAEKTQLASGADSRKTLDSAQTQQRGHTVLDYIVFDMGDQGLYVMPMSIVNRLEEFKNSRFEYAGHRKLVQYRDKLLPIVSLADYYQDLSPELKDYTLKSLKDPPDAVCPVIVLQIYDRLVGLQVRRIVDIVGMDGNIDDSLKIHHAIHGTLIFKNRIYTVLDAYRVIRDSLNLQDQHGKAAAGTTHQLLVVEDSDFFRKHMERLLTDAGYLVRTAQNGQEALDILEAAPGAFSLVISDIEMPILDGFGLAQKIRATPTLSRLPLIAVTTRYRQADIDHGEKVGFVAYLEKLNEEHLVDVVQSILSRQGA; encoded by the coding sequence ATGCAGTTAATGGATGAAGCCATCCAGGAGTTTATCAACGAGTGCAGCGAGATGCTGGAACGCGTTTCGGTGACGTTGACCGACATTGAACGAACAGGTCCGAGCCCGGACAAGTACAGTTCGATCTATCGGGATATTCACACCATAAAAGGTTCAGCCCAGCTCTTTGGCTTCAATCAGATCGGCACCCTGGCCCACGCCATGGAAGCCACGCTGGATCCTGTGCGCAAAGGCCGGCTGCAGCTGAGCAGCGACCTCGTCGATTTGATTTTGAAAGGCCTTGATCATATTCATCACATCCTCGAAACCGTGAAAAAGGACAGGCGCGAGGGTGATTTTCAAAAGGAAGTGCAGCAGTATATTCCCCGGCTCGTGGACACGCTGACCCGGAAATATCATACGCCCCTCAGGCTCCTGCGTGATGAATTCGCGGACTATGAAATCCTGCCGAAGGAAACGCCCGTGCAGCTGATGCCCGAGGAGCTGGCGGAAATGACCAAACCGATCCCGGCTCCCGTGCGCGTTGCGTCCACCAAGGGAAACGCTCCGGCCTCGCCCCCTGTGGCTGGGGTGGAACCGCTGTCCAAGGCACCCGCACGGACTCCTGCGCCCGCAATCCAAAAGAGCGCAAAGCCTGCGGACGAACGCCCGGCTGCTCCTGCTGCGGCCGAGAATCAGGATACCATCCGCGTTCAGGTCACGGTTCTGGATAAGCTGATGAACCTCGCCGGCGAACTCGTCCTCGTCCGCAATCAGATGCTGCGCTATTCGAGCGTTCATGCGCGGCAGAATCCTGAGCTATCCCGTCTGAGTCAGAAGATCAATGCCGTGACCTCGGAGATCCAGAACGAGGTCATGAAAACCCGCATGCAGCCGATCGGCAGCATCCTATCCAAATTCAATCGCATGATCCGGGACCTGTCCCGCGATCTGAACAAGAAGATCGAATTGAAATTGGAAGGCACGGAAACGGAACTCGACAAGGCTTTGATCGAGGCCGTCAAGGATCCCCTGACCCACATAATCAGAAATTCCGCCGATCACGGGATTGAACTGCCTGCCGATCGCCTCGCGCAGCACAAACCCGAGCATGGCACCATCACGGTCCGGTCCTATCATGAAGGCGGCCAGGTCGTGATCGAGATTTCCGATGATGGGCGTGGTCTCAATCGCAAGAAAATCATCGAAAAAGCCTTGGAAAAAGGCATCATCACGGCCGAGGAAGGCCGACTGATGAGCGACCCGGAAGCCTGGCAGCTGATCTTCGCCGCCGGTTTTTCCACAGCGGATCAGGTGTCCAGCATCTCAGGCCGCGGGGTCGGCATGGATGTGGTGAAGACCAATATCGAAAAGATCGGTGGCGTCATCGAACTTGATTCGGTGCAGGATCAGGGTACAAGGATCCTTCTGAAAATTCCGTTGACCCTCGCCATCGTCCCGGCTTTGATCATCCGCTCCGGCGGCATACGGTTGGCCATTCCCCAGGTGAAACTCCTGGAGGTCCTGCGCGTCAGCAAAAGCGGAGAGGGCCAGCGCCTGGAATATATTCATGACAGGCCGGTCTATCGTCTGCGCGGTCAGCTTCTGCCTCTCGTCGACCTGCAGGAGTTTCTGTCTGTTCCCCCGCTGCGTTCGGCCAAGTCCCTCATGTTCGATGAGGATATGGCGAGCATCGTCGTTTTGAAATCCGGCTCCTCATCCTTTGGCATCATCGTCGATGAGATCGAGGATAACGCGGACATCGTCGTCAAACCGATTCCCATGTTCTTGAAAAACGTCGGCATCTATGTCGGCGCCACGGTCCTTGGTGATGGCTCGGTGGCCCTGGCTCTTGACGTCGGCGGCATCGCCGAAAAAACCCAGCTGGCGAGCGGCGCGGATAGTCGGAAAACCCTGGATTCCGCCCAGACTCAGCAGCGCGGTCACACGGTCCTGGATTACATCGTCTTTGATATGGGCGATCAGGGCCTTTACGTTATGCCCATGAGCATCGTGAATCGTCTGGAGGAATTCAAGAACTCCCGCTTTGAATATGCCGGCCATAGAAAGCTCGTTCAGTACCGGGATAAGCTTCTGCCCATAGTCTCGCTTGCGGACTACTACCAGGACCTTTCCCCCGAGCTGAAGGACTATACTCTCAAGTCGCTGAAAGATCCGCCGGATGCCGTGTGCCCCGTGATCGTCCTGCAGATCTATGACAGGCTCGTGGGCCTCCAGGTTCGCCGGATCGTCGACATCGTCGGGATGGATGGCAATATCGACGATAGTTTGAAGATTCATCATGCGATTCATGGCACGCTCATCTTCAAAAATCGCATCTATACCGTACTCGACGCCTACCGCGTGATCCGCGATTCCTTGAATCTTCAGGATCAGCATGGAAAGGCAGCGGCTGGCACCACCCATCAGCTTTTGGTGGTCGAGGATTCGGACTTTTTCCGCAAGCATATGGAAAGGCTCCTGACCGATGCCGGTTACCTTGTGCGCACCGCCCAGAATGGACAGGAGGCCCTGGACATTCTGGAAGCGGCCCCCGGGGCCTTCAGCCTCGTCATATCTGATATTGAAATGCCGATCCTTGATGGTTTCGGCCTCGCCCAGAAGATTCGCGCGACGCCAACGCTGAGTCGCCTGCCTTTGATCGCGGTCACCACCCGCTATCGGCAGGCGGATATTGATCATGGGGAAAAGGTGGGCTTTGTCGCCTATCTCGAAAAGCTCAATGAAGAGCATCTGGTCGATGTTGTCCAGAGCATACTTTCGCGCCAGGGGGCTTGA
- a CDS encoding KH domain-containing protein — MKALVEYVAKALVDEVDRIEISEITGNQTNIIELKVAKEDIGKVIGRQGRTADAIRTILNCAAAKLNRRYILQIIDE; from the coding sequence ATGAAGGCTCTTGTGGAGTACGTGGCGAAAGCTCTGGTGGATGAGGTCGATCGTATCGAAATCAGCGAGATCACGGGAAACCAGACCAATATCATTGAACTCAAGGTCGCCAAAGAGGATATCGGCAAGGTCATTGGCCGTCAGGGACGGACAGCGGACGCGATCCGGACTATCCTGAATTGTGCTGCGGCCAAGCTGAACAGACGTTACATCCTCCAAATCATTGACGAGTAA
- a CDS encoding response regulator: MHILIADDSKSVHAFMKSLFAGTAHQLVHAQDGQDAFDQWQKQPNGFDIILLDWEMPVLDGYGSLDKLLTAGCTTPIMMVTSKNDPSYITKAIERGAVEYVMKPFDRDILFEKIEMVLGRKVA, encoded by the coding sequence ATGCATATCCTCATAGCTGACGATTCCAAATCGGTTCATGCCTTTATGAAATCCCTCTTTGCAGGGACCGCGCATCAGCTCGTGCATGCGCAGGACGGTCAGGACGCCTTCGATCAGTGGCAGAAGCAGCCCAATGGCTTTGACATCATCCTCCTGGATTGGGAGATGCCGGTGCTTGATGGCTACGGCAGTCTCGATAAACTCCTGACGGCCGGCTGCACGACTCCCATCATGATGGTCACCTCCAAGAATGATCCCAGCTATATCACCAAGGCCATCGAACGCGGAGCCGTTGAATATGTTATGAAGCCCTTCGATCGGGACATCCTTTTTGAAAAAATCGAGATGGTCCTGGGGAGAAAGGTGGCCTGA
- a CDS encoding chemotaxis protein CheW gives MKESKFIVLFVDDQPSAIEPLTDYTQSLGYEAICVTDPTDAMEFIRSEYNNIIVVVSDFEMGDINGLQFRALMLPRYQDIPFIIYSGFIDEAMLRHGLATKVSAFVDKPYDLDQFERMLNQGMSERQQNLLEKRSLRRTFIEEAFDLLEEFESLVLGLESRSQDSDSILNIFRIVHTIKGGSGVLDWPEFTRFLHIYEDLLTKLKGQHLTITPSIASKLLKGYDFLSKALKGLEANRYIPIQPEEWTQEFNLSGIELSGLHKDHDRRDEIHKVAVEGDESIRMPTRILDEFMELSGEITVIRNSVNKLVRSLQNEVPGNKDVSLLAEYLEEMHKINSSMQSKITELRKVSLQSIVKGYHRTVRDLSISLQKDMELRVVEDNLRIDTKLANVLKHSLIHLLRNSADHGLEGPGERLSNGKAERGVITLQAVELAEEIVITIADDGRGIRTDMVAARALERGLFTQSELDRMSDKQIFRIIFEAGFSTAAVVTDVSGRGVGMDMVKTSIESVGGRVDVDSIRGKGTTFTLRLPIPKSVLIIHSLRVRAGGQQFSIPQDHIVRLVRLDAQKRKERIKSMGDVEFLHQGDDLYQLIDLNALIQNKKASHQETDQEWSIVLVRTEGLIYGILVDAIEDAEEVVVKRLAPQVRSEIFMGSTFLDNGQVGLIIDTQGVADKLGLSHDEDKATEASAASIEAPRTDYIVFQLGVSGRYALPLADVFRLEDLDPRQFTHVGGRLTMIYRDRVMPLLIIEKAMKLNADKGLLENEKVPSIICQLKDQYYALLVSRIQDIISTTETVDTSLDLGPCIRGSLIDQNKVLTILNLYQLLGLEQPHAAEASAVQQAAVKAEQGWGLF, from the coding sequence ATGAAAGAATCAAAATTCATCGTACTCTTCGTCGACGATCAGCCCAGTGCGATCGAGCCCCTTACGGATTATACCCAGAGCCTGGGCTACGAAGCTATATGCGTCACCGATCCCACCGACGCCATGGAATTCATTCGATCTGAATATAATAATATTATCGTTGTTGTGTCGGATTTTGAAATGGGAGACATCAATGGGCTTCAATTTCGCGCCTTGATGCTGCCCCGTTACCAGGACATCCCCTTCATCATCTATTCGGGCTTCATTGATGAAGCCATGCTCCGCCACGGCCTTGCGACCAAGGTCAGCGCTTTCGTCGACAAGCCTTATGATCTGGACCAGTTCGAGCGCATGCTGAACCAGGGCATGAGCGAGCGGCAGCAGAATCTTCTGGAGAAAAGATCTCTTCGCAGAACGTTCATCGAAGAGGCCTTTGACCTGCTCGAGGAATTCGAATCCCTGGTTTTGGGCCTGGAAAGTCGCAGTCAAGATTCCGATTCCATTCTCAATATCTTCCGCATTGTCCATACCATCAAAGGCGGCTCCGGTGTTCTGGACTGGCCCGAGTTCACTCGTTTCCTACATATTTATGAGGATCTGCTGACGAAACTGAAGGGTCAGCACCTCACCATTACGCCCAGCATCGCCTCAAAACTACTGAAAGGCTATGATTTTCTTTCCAAAGCCCTGAAGGGCCTGGAAGCGAATCGCTATATTCCCATCCAGCCCGAGGAGTGGACGCAGGAGTTCAACCTGTCCGGGATCGAGCTTTCCGGCCTTCACAAGGATCACGATCGTCGGGACGAGATTCACAAGGTCGCCGTCGAAGGTGACGAGTCCATCCGCATGCCGACCCGCATCCTGGATGAGTTCATGGAACTGTCCGGCGAAATCACGGTGATCCGGAACAGCGTCAATAAACTGGTTCGTTCGCTGCAGAATGAAGTGCCTGGCAACAAGGATGTCTCGCTGCTCGCCGAGTACCTTGAGGAGATGCATAAGATCAACAGCTCGATGCAGAGCAAGATCACCGAGCTGCGCAAAGTCTCGCTGCAATCCATCGTCAAAGGTTACCACAGGACCGTGCGTGATCTATCCATCAGTCTGCAAAAGGACATGGAGCTGCGGGTCGTCGAGGACAACCTTAGGATCGACACCAAGCTCGCCAACGTGCTGAAGCATTCGCTCATCCATCTTTTGCGGAATTCCGCGGATCATGGCCTGGAAGGTCCGGGGGAACGCCTGAGCAACGGCAAGGCTGAACGCGGTGTGATCACCCTTCAGGCGGTCGAGCTCGCCGAGGAGATCGTCATCACCATCGCCGACGACGGCCGCGGTATTCGCACGGACATGGTCGCCGCTCGCGCTTTGGAACGCGGACTCTTCACCCAGTCCGAATTGGATCGCATGAGCGACAAGCAGATCTTCAGGATTATCTTCGAAGCCGGATTCAGCACCGCCGCTGTCGTCACGGATGTCAGCGGACGCGGGGTCGGCATGGATATGGTCAAGACTTCGATTGAATCCGTCGGCGGCCGGGTCGATGTCGATTCGATTCGCGGCAAGGGCACCACCTTCACGCTGCGACTGCCCATTCCCAAGTCAGTTCTTATCATTCATTCGCTGCGCGTCAGGGCCGGCGGCCAGCAGTTCAGCATCCCTCAGGATCACATCGTCCGGCTTGTCAGGCTCGATGCGCAAAAGCGCAAGGAGCGGATCAAGAGCATGGGCGATGTGGAGTTTTTGCATCAGGGCGATGATCTTTATCAGCTGATCGATCTGAATGCCCTCATTCAGAACAAGAAAGCCTCTCATCAGGAAACGGATCAGGAATGGAGTATCGTCCTGGTTCGCACGGAAGGCCTCATCTATGGAATTTTAGTCGATGCGATCGAGGATGCGGAGGAAGTCGTTGTGAAACGGCTCGCTCCTCAGGTTCGCTCGGAAATCTTCATGGGGTCCACCTTCCTCGATAATGGCCAGGTGGGTTTGATTATCGACACCCAAGGGGTCGCCGACAAACTGGGCCTCAGCCATGATGAAGACAAGGCGACCGAAGCGAGCGCGGCTTCGATCGAAGCCCCACGCACGGATTATATCGTTTTCCAGCTGGGCGTCTCGGGGCGCTATGCCCTGCCGCTGGCGGATGTGTTTCGGCTGGAGGATCTTGATCCTCGGCAGTTCACGCATGTGGGTGGCCGCCTGACCATGATCTATCGTGACCGTGTAATGCCGCTTCTGATCATTGAAAAGGCCATGAAGCTCAATGCGGACAAGGGGCTTTTGGAGAATGAAAAGGTCCCGTCCATCATCTGCCAGCTGAAGGACCAGTACTACGCTCTTTTAGTGAGCCGCATCCAGGACATCATCAGCACGACGGAAACCGTGGATACGAGTCTCGATCTTGGGCCCTGCATTCGCGGCAGCCTGATTGATCAGAACAAGGTTTTAACGATACTGAATCTATATCAGCTGCTCGGATTGGAGCAACCGCACGCGGCGGAAGCTTCTGCTGTTCAACAGGCCGCCGTGAAAGCTGAGCAGGGTTGGGGTCTGTTTTAA